One genomic segment of Rubripirellula amarantea includes these proteins:
- a CDS encoding GNAT family N-acetyltransferase, with product MDDGLPLQSPRVTLRRLTSDDSLPLLAIYGNPQTAKFEFWPEWSEGQVADLILSQSDIYLGDPGVPFVLASVDRNSGVLIGSIQLTLTSVEDRQGELGFSFNPEFCGRGLATESVHAALGFAFSRMGIHRIFAGVDARNERSWRLMARIGMRREAHFVHANLIDGDWADDYTYAMLESEWSPMHSG from the coding sequence ATGGACGATGGCCTTCCACTCCAGTCGCCGCGCGTAACGCTTCGTAGGCTGACCTCGGACGACTCCTTGCCGTTGCTGGCAATCTACGGCAACCCGCAGACTGCCAAGTTTGAGTTCTGGCCTGAATGGAGTGAGGGTCAAGTCGCCGACTTAATCCTATCCCAATCAGATATCTATCTTGGTGACCCTGGTGTTCCGTTCGTGCTCGCATCCGTAGATCGCAATTCTGGCGTCCTTATTGGCTCGATTCAGCTGACGTTAACTAGCGTCGAGGATCGCCAAGGCGAACTTGGGTTCTCCTTTAACCCCGAGTTTTGCGGACGGGGGCTCGCGACTGAATCTGTGCATGCGGCTCTCGGCTTTGCATTTTCCCGAATGGGGATTCATCGCATTTTCGCCGGAGTCGATGCCCGGAACGAACGGTCCTGGCGACTTATGGCTCGGATCGGAATGCGACGCGAAGCCCATTTCGTGCACGCAAACCTCATCGACGGCGACTGGGCCGATGATTACACTTATGCAATGCTCGAAAGCGAATGGTCACCAATGCACAGCGGATAA